AGTCTGCGAACTTGAGAACACCAGAACTCGAGACCAAGATGTTGGCCGCCTTAATGTCTCGGTGCAGAACGCCTCTTTTATGCAAGTAGTCCAAGCCCTCGAACATTTGCTTGGCAAGATCTTTCTTGTGTCCTGCGGACAGCGCGAAAGTAGGATGATTGAGGAGACCAGTCAAGTCATGCGACATGTACTCGAAGACCATGAAGCAGTCATTGCGCTCGACCATGACCTCGAGCAAAGGCACAACGTTGACATGGTTGAGCGATTGCAGTAGCTTGATCTCGCGAATTGCTGTGACGGGGAACTGTGAAGTGTTAGCAAAGTTCTGGAACAAACGCCGTATCAGCACTTACGCCATCCCGCTCGCCCTCCATGCGGATCTTCTTCAGTGCCACGAGCCCGCCAGTGTATACGTGAACTCCTTTATAGACTTTGCCGTATGTGCCGGAGCCGACGACAGAGTCGTTGCCAGTCTTCCTGTAGTATACACTGTCGGATTTCGCATGCTCTTCCGACAATTGCGGCTTTGGCTTGATCCGCTTCTTTCTCACCATCTTCTTTTGTGTTCGCGGAGGCGATGGCTGTCGAGGAGGTCCTACTCGGGTGTTGCCGACATAGTTCGAGCTCTTGGGCATATTGCTCTGGACGGTGCTTTGAACCAGCGGCGAGATCGTAGCAGGTAGCTTTTTGGCGAGGAGAGGCGATGTCTCTACTTTGCTCGACTTTGAGACGATCGGGGTCTTCTCAGCCGATGCCATGCTTGCACGCCCCTTGATGGAGAAGCTGATCTTGTTCTTCTCGCGTTCTGCCTGTGCCGCCAGCTCTTCTGCAGTCTTTGGCGTTGCAGCAGTCTCTGAGCTTGTATCAATCTTCCGTCGCTTGTTAGCGCTCTCGTCCTCGGCGCGCAAGTCGGCGGGAGGTCTGAACGGATTGTCATCGTCTTCAGGATCAGGTGGTGCTATCACCGACTTCAGCTGTGGCGTGGTCGTACTTGTTGTGCCGTCTTTGGGCTTGTCGCCAGGTTGCACCAGATGGCCACCCTTCACACCATCACCGGGAGTCCAAGACAAGTTGGCAAAGTGCGCTCTGCCACCTCTTGCGGCGACACCACCACGCTGTGCAGGCCTTGGGAAAGGCTCGCGGGTGGGATAATTGGGCGATCCACCATATTGATTCCCTGGTCGTGGTTGATAGTATGCAGCGCCGGGCTGCGATGGTGGTTGCTGGTAGCCTGGTTGATATGGAGATCCATTATGGGAATGCCCAGACTGTTGGTAAGAATTGTGATGATATGGTGACTGTCCATGAGGATAGCCACCATAGTTGCCGCGACCATACATCTCGGAGTCCTTTTCACTTTCTCCCTTACGAGAGCGACGACTGTCCCGGCTAGTGGACCTCTCGCGAGAGCGGTTGTCGCGTCTGCGGTGGGAAAGAGGATCCCTCTTCACGCTGTCGCGACTCGTGACTCGGACTGACGAGCCGATGGGTGATCGTGTCGCCCGGCGACTTCCTCGCTCGCTTTCTCTTGCCCGAGCAGGGGACCGTCTCGAGCCACGCGGGTACGCCTCGTCACGTCGCCTTCTGGTATCTCCGTATGCTCTGTCTATCTGTTTCTCTGCCGGCGGAGAGCGCGAATACCGTCGATCGCGGCTGCGTCGACGCTGGCGATCTGTGGATTCTCCTCTCCTAGGATATCTGTCGGGCGGGACCGGCCTTCTCTCTCGTTGTGAATCAGTGTGACGCCTTGACTCTTCTGACCGCGACCGCCGGCGACGTGGTGTTGCTTGATCTGCGGTCTGCCTTCTGTCCGCCAGTGCGTCCTTATCCCGTGCAGGCCTCGGCGACCTTGCACTTCTCGCTGCCCTGCTCGATGATCCGTGGCGTCGGGAAGGAGAGGAATGTCGATCGTGGCTGCGGCTTCGATGTCGTTTGCTGTGATGATGATGGGAGGTCGACAGGGATGGCGAGCGCGAGGTGCGACGTTTGTGCGACGTTGGAGATTCGGCGTGTCGGCGGGAAGGTTGATGCTGATGAGAAGCTCGATCTTGGGCTTGGCGGGAACGCCTTCTGCCAGACAAATCCTGCCTAGATATTGGTGAACGAGAGCGCCTCCTGCTTCGACTCGACGCGCGGTCCCGATGATTATGGTGACGGCGGTCTGGTGATGGCGATCTCGTGCTGGCGTATGTGGAAGAGTGTGGAGGTCGAGTAGCGGCAGCAGCACTTGGCTTGG
Above is a window of Fulvia fulva chromosome 6, complete sequence DNA encoding:
- a CDS encoding CTD kinase subunit alpha → MDGSSLDKPEQSWAEGDSRREQSRHRSRDTREEGSREAAAGRDTSKPSAAAATRPPHSSTYASTRSPSPDRRHHNHRDRASSRSRRRSRSPISRQDLSGRRRSRQAQDRASHQHQPSRRHAESPTSHKRRTSRSPSLSTSHHHHSKRHRSRSHDRHSSPSRRHGSSSRAARSARSPRPARDKDALADRRQTADQATPRRRRSRSEESRRHTDSQRERRPVPPDRYPRRGESTDRQRRRSRDRRYSRSPPAEKQIDRAYGDTRRRRDEAYPRGSRRSPARARESERGSRRATRSPIGSSVRVTSRDSVKRDPLSHRRRDNRSRERSTSRDSRRSRKGESEKDSEMYGRGNYGGYPHGQSPYHHNSYQQSGHSHNGSPYQPGYQQPPSQPGAAYYQPRPGNQYGGSPNYPTREPFPRPAQRGGVAARGGRAHFANLSWTPGDGVKGGHLVQPGDKPKDGTTSTTTPQLKSVIAPPDPEDDDNPFRPPADLRAEDESANKRRKIDTSSETAATPKTAEELAAQAEREKNKISFSIKGRASMASAEKTPIVSKSSKVETSPLLAKKLPATISPLVQSTVQSNMPKSSNYVGNTRVGPPRQPSPPRTQKKMVRKKRIKPKPQLSEEHAKSDSVYYRKTGNDSVVGSGTYGKVYKGVHVYTGGLVALKKIRMEGERDGFPVTAIREIKLLQSLNHVNVVPLLEVMVERNDCFMVFEYMSHDLTGLLNHPTFALSAGHKKDLAKQMFEGLDYLHKRGVLHRDIKAANILVSSSGVLKFADFGLARFYQKRQKQDYTNRVITIWYRSPELLLGETQYGPAVDIWSAACVLVEIFTRHAIFPGDGSEINQLDKIYQVLGTPSRSEWPGVSELQWYELLRPAHRSASTFKEKYQDKVSPEAFELLQAMFLYDPANRPTASDVLEHPYFTTEEPKPAQVVELADLEGDWHEFESKALRKEKERQERETRRRERDGEKRKAEDAAGGESKRPKTGEPAVPTAG